One Watersipora subatra chromosome 4, tzWatSuba1.1, whole genome shotgun sequence genomic window carries:
- the LOC137393832 gene encoding uncharacterized protein, which yields MGSCVYLCLHALVPKSLAKPFARQCAPELATITCIQLINLLSTIKDAVVKDAVVKDAVVKDAVVKDAVVKDAVVKDAVVKDAVVKDAVVKDAVVKDAVVKDAVVKDAVVKDAVVKDAVVKDAVVKDAVVKDAVVKDAVVKDAVVKDAVVKDAVVKDAVVKDAVVKDAVVKDAVVKDAVVKDVVVKECLKDAVVKDAVVKDAVVKDAVVKDAVVKDAVVKDAVVKDAVVKDAVVKDAVVKDAVVKDAVVKDAVVKGAVVKDAVVKDAVVKDAVVKDAVVKDAVVKDAVVKDVVVKECLKDAVVKEAVVKDAVVKNAVVKDAVVKDAVVKDAVVKDAVVKDAVVKDAVVKDAVVKDAVVKDAVVKDAVVKDAVVKDAVVKDAVVKDAVVKDAVVKEAVVKDAVVKNAVVKDAVVKEAVVKDAVVKNAVVKDAVVKDAVVKDAVVKDAVVKNAVVKDAVVKDAVVKDAVVKDAVVKDAVVKDAVVKDAVVKDAVVKDAVVKDAVVKDAVVKDAVVKDAVVKDAVVKDTVVKDAVVKDAVVKDAVVKDAVVKDAVVKDAVVKDAVVKDAVVKDAVVKDAVVKDAVVKDAVVKDAVVKDAVVKDAVVRDAVVKRLDDLLLSVNTSNFKCLFYQG from the exons ATGGGCAGCTGTGTGTATTTGTGTCTCCATGCGCTTGTACCCAAATCTCTGGCCAAGCCATTTGCGCGTCAATGTGCACCAGAGCTGGCTACGATTACTTGCATTCAACTCATCAACCTGCTGAGTACAA TAAAGGATGCTGTAGTAAAGGACGCTGTAGTAAAGGATGCTGTAGTAAAGGACGCTGTAGTGAAGGACGCTGTAGTGAAGGACGCTGTAGTGAAAGACGCTGTAGTGAAAGACGCTGTAGTAAAGGATGCTGTAGTGAAGGATGCTGTAGTGAAGGATGCTGTAGTGAAGGATGCTGTAGTAAAGGATGCTGTAGTAAAGGACGCTGTAGTTAAGGACGCTGTAGTAAAGGATGCTGTAGTAAAGGATGCTGTAGTGAAGGATGCTGTAGTGAAGGACGCTGTAGTGAAGGACGCTGTAGTAAAGGACGCTGTAGTAAAGGACGCTGTAGTAAAGGACGCTGTAGTAAAGGACGCTGTAGTGAAGGACGCTGTAGTAAAGGACGCTGTAGTAAAGGACGCTGTAGTGAAGGATGTTGTAGTAAAAGAATGCT TAAAGGACGCTGTAGTAAAGGACGCTGTAGTAAAGGACGCTGTAGTGAAGGATGCTGTAGTGAAGGATGCTGTAGTAAAGGATGCTGTAGTTAAGGACGCTGTAGTTAAGGACGCTGTAGTAAAGGATGCTGTAGTAAAGGATGCTGTAGTGAAGGATGCTGTAGTGAAGGACGCTGTAGTGAAGGACGCTGTAGTAAAGGGTGCTGTAGTAAAGGACGCTGTAGTAAAGGACGCTGTAGTAAAGGACGCTGTAGTGAAGGACGCTGTAGTAAAGGACGCTGTAGTAAAGGACGCTGTAGTGAAGGATGTTGTAGTAAAAGAATGCT TAAAGGATGCTGTAGTAAAGGAGGCTGTAGTGAAGGATGCTGTAGTGAAAAATGCTGTAGTAAAGGACGCTGTAGTAAAAGATGCTGTAGTGAAGGACGCTGTAGTGAAGGACGCTGTAGTAAAGGACGCTGTAGTAAAGGACGCTGTAGTAAAGGACGCTGTAGTGAAGGACGCTGTAGTGAAGGATGCTGTAGTAAAGGATGCTGTAGTAAAGGATGCTGTAGTAAAGGATGCCGTAGTGAAGGATGCTGTAGTGAAGGATGCTGTAGTAAAGGATGCTGTAGTGAAGGAGGCTGTAGTGAAGGATGCTGTAGTGAAAAATGCTGTAGTAAAGGACGCTGTAGTGAAGGAGGCTGTAGTGAAGGATGCTGTAGTGAAAAATGCTGTAGTAAAGGACGCTGTAGTAAAAGATGCTGTAGTGAAGGACGCTGTAGTGAAGGACGCTGTAGTGAAAAATGCTGTAGTAAAGGACGCTGTAGTAAAAGATGCTGTAGTGAAGGACGCTGTAGTGAAGGACGCTGTAGTAAAGGACGCTGTAGTAAAGGACGCTGTAGTAAAGGACGCTGTAGTGAAGGACGCTGTAGTGAAGGATGCTGTAGTAAAGGATGCTGTAGTAAAGGATGCTGTAGTAAAGGATGCCGTAGTGAAGGATGCTGTAGTGAAGGATGCTGTAGTAAAGGACACTGTAGTAAAGGATGCTGTAGTAAAGGACGCTGTAGTAAAGGATGCTGTAGTAAAGGATGCTGTAGTGAAGGATGCTGTGGTAAAGGATGCCGTAGTGAAGGATGCTGTAGTAAAGGATGCTGTAGTGAAGGATGCTGTAGTAAAGGACGCTGTAGTAAAGGATGCTGTAGTAAAGGACGCTGTAGTAAAGGACGCTGTAGTAAAGGATGCTGTAGTGAAGGATGCTGTGGTAAGGGATGCTGTGGTAAAAAGGCTCGATGACTTGTTGCTGTCAGTTAATACCAGTAATTTCAAATGCCTTTTTTATCAAGGATGA
- the LOC137394879 gene encoding cytochrome c1-like, giving the protein MGCGNSKATETSGQSQQKETQKPEEKQGQSEPAEECTTQEKTAEADADTEKPAAEEADKAATEEAKPAEETGSEAKSGDAEAQPTSPE; this is encoded by the exons ATGGGTTGTGGAAATAGCAAGGCAACTGAAACAAGTGGGCAGAGTCAACAGAAAGAAACACAAAAGCCAGAAGAGAAACAGGGACAATCTGAACCAG CTGAGGAATGTACAACACAAGAAAAGACTGCTGAAGCTGATGCAGATACTGAGAAGCCCGCTGCCGAAGAGGCTGACAAAGCTGCAACAGAAGAAGCCAAGCCAGCTGAGGAAACTGGATCAGAAG CAAAATCTGGAGATGCAGAAGCTCAACCAACCAGCCCAGAATAA